In one Streptomyces sp. NBC_01288 genomic region, the following are encoded:
- a CDS encoding TetR/AcrR family transcriptional regulator: MADGTTVRTEVVAGTRELILTTAERLFAELGVHAVSNRRVSEAAGQGNNAAVGYHFGTKADLVRAIARKHAERVEGNRVRLLAEIGDSADVRDWVSCLVRPNTEHLAALGSPTWHARFCAQVMTDPALHRIMVEESLNSPSLRQLVDGLWRCLPRLPDEVRAERASMARHLILHACAERERALAENTPTPRASWHDAATGLVDAIVGLLQAPAT; the protein is encoded by the coding sequence ATGGCGGACGGGACGACAGTGCGGACCGAAGTGGTCGCCGGTACCCGGGAGTTGATCCTCACGACGGCGGAGCGGTTGTTCGCCGAACTCGGCGTCCACGCCGTCTCCAACCGCCGGGTCAGCGAAGCCGCCGGCCAGGGCAACAACGCGGCCGTCGGCTACCACTTCGGCACCAAGGCCGACCTGGTACGGGCCATCGCCCGCAAGCACGCCGAACGGGTCGAGGGGAACCGGGTCCGCCTGCTCGCCGAGATCGGTGACTCCGCGGACGTACGGGACTGGGTGTCCTGTCTGGTCCGCCCGAACACCGAGCATCTGGCGGCCCTCGGCAGCCCCACCTGGCACGCCCGGTTCTGTGCCCAGGTCATGACCGACCCCGCCCTCCACCGGATCATGGTCGAGGAGTCCCTCAACTCCCCGTCCCTGCGGCAGCTCGTCGACGGACTGTGGCGGTGCCTGCCCCGGCTGCCCGACGAGGTGCGCGCCGAACGCGCCTCCATGGCACGCCACTTGATCCTCCACGCCTGCGCCGAACGCGAGCGTGCCCTCGCCGAGAACACCCCTACGCCCAGGGCGAGTTGGCATGACGCCGCCACCGGCCTCGTCGACGCGATCGTCGGCCTGTTGCAGGCCCCCGCCACCTGA
- a CDS encoding cytochrome P450, translating to MPPTPNAVDQLPTDIAPFPMPRAAACPFDPPPRLRAEQQERPLTRVRLWDGSTPWLVTRYADQRTLLLDPRVSADVTRPGYPGQIAFTGENTASFILMDDPEHARLRRMVTAPFAIKRMDALRPAVQKIVDNLIDDLLAGPNPVDLVQAFALPVPSLVICELLGVPYGDHDFFQENSSTLIRRDASTEERMAASARLIEYLDGLLGTKATNPAQDLLSGLVARIESGELTSSEAARMGVLLLVAGHETTANMIALGTLALLEHPDQLALLRDTDDPKLVVSAVEELLRYLNIPHNGRRRVALEDIEFAGETIRAGEGIILPNDIANRDPDAFTDPDRLDLTRPEARRHVAFGFGVHQCLGQPLARMELQVVYSTLYRRIPTLRRATDLDRIPFKHDGSVYGVHELPVAW from the coding sequence ATGCCCCCCACACCGAACGCTGTCGACCAACTCCCCACCGACATCGCCCCGTTCCCGATGCCCAGGGCCGCGGCCTGTCCCTTCGACCCGCCGCCCCGGCTGCGCGCCGAACAGCAGGAGCGACCGCTCACCCGGGTCCGCCTGTGGGACGGCAGCACCCCCTGGCTGGTGACCCGGTACGCCGACCAGCGCACGCTGCTCCTGGACCCGAGGGTCAGCGCCGACGTCACCCGGCCCGGCTACCCGGGCCAGATCGCGTTCACCGGCGAGAACACCGCCAGTTTCATCCTCATGGACGACCCCGAGCACGCCCGGCTGCGCCGGATGGTCACCGCGCCGTTCGCCATCAAACGGATGGACGCCCTGCGCCCCGCCGTCCAGAAGATCGTGGACAACCTGATCGACGACCTGCTGGCCGGCCCCAACCCGGTTGATCTGGTCCAGGCGTTCGCGCTGCCCGTGCCCTCGCTGGTGATCTGTGAACTGCTCGGAGTGCCGTACGGCGACCACGACTTCTTCCAGGAGAACAGCAGCACCCTCATCAGGCGGGACGCGTCCACCGAGGAGCGGATGGCCGCCAGCGCACGGCTGATCGAGTACCTCGACGGCCTGTTGGGCACGAAGGCGACCAACCCCGCCCAGGATCTGCTGTCCGGGCTGGTCGCGCGGATCGAGTCGGGCGAGCTGACCAGCTCGGAGGCGGCCCGCATGGGCGTGCTGCTCCTGGTGGCCGGGCATGAGACGACCGCCAACATGATCGCCCTTGGCACCCTCGCCCTGCTCGAACACCCCGACCAGCTCGCCCTGTTGCGGGACACGGACGATCCCAAGCTGGTCGTCTCGGCGGTCGAGGAACTCCTGCGGTACCTCAACATCCCGCACAACGGACGGCGCCGAGTGGCCCTGGAGGACATCGAGTTCGCGGGCGAGACGATCCGCGCGGGCGAGGGCATCATCCTGCCCAACGACATCGCCAACCGGGACCCCGACGCCTTCACCGACCCCGACCGCCTCGACCTCACCAGGCCCGAGGCCCGCCGCCACGTCGCCTTCGGCTTCGGCGTCCACCAGTGCCTGGGCCAGCCGCTGGCCAGGATGGAACTCCAGGTCGTCTACAGCACGTTGTACCGCCGCATCCCCACCCTCCGCAGGGCCACCGACCTCGACAGGATCCCGTTCAAACACGACGGCTCCGTCTACGGCGTCCACGAACTGCCCGTCGCGTGGTGA
- a CDS encoding SDR family NAD(P)-dependent oxidoreductase, with the protein MHGIGLDGRSVVVTGAGSGIGRAAALRFALAGAEVVVADQDRVGAERTVKEIEHDGGSAVRVVGDLSERAVVDEVVATAVDAFGGLDVLINNAGITDRMSALADTGDAEWERVVRINLTAPFLLTRAALPHMLAAGRGTIVFTAAEAGLRGSAAGAACTAAKHGIVGLVRSLAVTYRGRGIRVNAIAPGATATGITYDVDARAHGPGVIGPGLVDSDRIAFPEEQAAALVFLASDAARHINGAVLPVDDGRCAV; encoded by the coding sequence ATGCACGGCATCGGTCTTGACGGGCGCAGTGTCGTCGTCACCGGGGCGGGGTCCGGGATCGGGCGGGCCGCCGCGCTGCGGTTCGCGCTCGCGGGTGCCGAGGTCGTGGTGGCGGACCAGGACCGGGTGGGCGCCGAGCGGACGGTCAAGGAGATCGAGCACGACGGCGGTTCCGCCGTGCGTGTCGTCGGTGATCTGAGCGAGCGAGCGGTAGTGGACGAGGTCGTCGCCACCGCCGTCGACGCGTTCGGCGGGCTGGACGTGCTGATCAACAACGCCGGGATCACGGACCGGATGTCGGCCCTCGCGGACACCGGCGACGCCGAGTGGGAGCGGGTCGTACGGATCAATCTGACGGCACCCTTCCTGCTGACCCGGGCCGCGCTGCCGCACATGCTGGCCGCCGGGCGGGGCACGATCGTCTTCACCGCCGCCGAGGCCGGCCTGCGCGGCAGCGCGGCGGGCGCCGCCTGCACCGCCGCCAAGCACGGGATCGTGGGCCTGGTGAGGTCTCTCGCCGTGACGTACCGGGGGCGGGGAATCCGCGTGAACGCGATCGCCCCCGGGGCCACCGCGACGGGCATCACCTACGACGTCGACGCGCGGGCCCACGGCCCCGGGGTGATCGGCCCCGGGCTCGTGGACTCCGACCGGATCGCCTTCCCGGAGGAGCAGGCGGCGGCGCTCGTCTTCCTGGCCTCCGACGCCGCCCGGCACATCAACGGAGCCGTGCTGCCCGTCGACGACGGCCGGTGCGCCGTATGA
- a CDS encoding response regulator transcription factor: MSTYDSISETRSLARGGGQHLLVAVDEPDNAELLSTTLELAGYHIRTAGNGTEVVSRLAEQRFELVVIDAELPEMDALAQGRRLVTHRPPVLLLTGWDALDKLLPELGAGERDYVTKPFRIAEVLARIQVLLRGRGGGRDGALHYADLVLDDTTCQARRGRRTLDLTPAEYRLLRHLLVNAHKVLSKEQISRYVWGDFRGDNAMEQLVSRLRRKVDQEGAPLIHTRRGFGYWLGRSADER, from the coding sequence ATGTCCACGTACGACAGCATCAGTGAGACACGATCACTCGCCCGCGGTGGCGGGCAGCATCTGCTCGTCGCCGTGGACGAGCCGGACAACGCCGAACTCCTCTCCACGACACTGGAGTTGGCGGGCTACCACATCAGGACGGCCGGCAACGGCACCGAGGTGGTGTCCCGGCTCGCGGAGCAGCGGTTCGAACTGGTCGTCATAGACGCGGAGTTGCCCGAGATGGACGCCCTCGCGCAGGGCCGCCGGCTCGTCACGCACCGCCCGCCCGTCCTCCTGCTCACCGGCTGGGACGCCCTCGACAAGCTGCTGCCCGAACTGGGCGCGGGGGAGCGGGACTACGTCACCAAGCCCTTCCGGATCGCCGAAGTCCTCGCCCGCATCCAGGTGTTACTGCGCGGCCGGGGCGGCGGACGCGACGGCGCGCTGCACTACGCCGACCTCGTCCTGGACGACACCACCTGCCAGGCGCGGCGCGGTCGACGTACCCTCGATCTCACGCCCGCGGAGTACCGGCTGCTGCGCCACCTCCTCGTCAACGCGCACAAGGTGCTGTCCAAGGAGCAGATCAGCCGCTACGTCTGGGGCGACTTCCGCGGCGACAACGCGATGGAGCAGCTCGTCTCCCGCCTCCGCCGCAAGGTTGACCAGGAGGGTGCGCCCCTGATCCACACGCGCCGGGGTTTCGGCTACTGGCTCGGGCGGTCGGCCGACGAGCGGTGA
- a CDS encoding cytochrome P450, whose protein sequence is MADTLTDTAPDTAAAVPEYPMQRDARCPLAPPPAVHGLRDGKPISRVRIWNGTTPWLITRHADQRALLTDPRVSDDDLEAGFPYVNAHRADIAPHTPRMITNTDAPEHTRLRRTVNAPFVVKRIEAMRAPIQKIVDELIDDMLAGPNPADLLTALALPVPSLVIAELLGVPYEDHDFFQHNSSISLDSASTPEEARAASGALGAYLDKLIGLRLENPAEGVLSEMAGRVNNGEMTRTEAVHMGVAMLIAGHETTATMISLGTLALLQNPDQLALVRDTDDPKVIGGAVDELLRYLTIVQTGVRRVAKEDIEIGGVTIRAGEGMIFDLHAANWDPEAFPEADRLDITRPARQHQGFGYGPHQCLGQNLARLELQVVYGTLYRRIPTLRLAAPVEQLAFDRTGTTYGVACLPVTW, encoded by the coding sequence ATGGCCGACACCCTGACCGACACCGCGCCCGACACGGCGGCGGCGGTCCCCGAATACCCGATGCAGCGGGACGCGCGCTGCCCCCTCGCCCCGCCGCCCGCCGTGCACGGACTGCGCGACGGGAAACCGATCAGCCGGGTCCGCATCTGGAACGGCACCACGCCCTGGCTGATCACCCGCCACGCCGACCAGCGCGCCCTGCTCACCGACCCCCGCGTCAGCGACGACGACCTGGAAGCCGGCTTCCCCTACGTCAACGCGCACCGCGCCGACATCGCCCCGCACACCCCGCGGATGATCACCAACACCGACGCGCCCGAGCACACCCGGCTGCGCCGCACGGTCAACGCGCCGTTCGTCGTCAAGCGGATCGAGGCCATGCGGGCCCCCATCCAGAAGATCGTCGACGAGCTGATCGACGACATGCTGGCCGGCCCCAACCCGGCCGACCTGCTCACCGCGCTCGCCCTGCCCGTCCCCTCACTGGTCATCGCCGAACTGCTCGGAGTGCCGTACGAGGACCACGACTTCTTCCAGCACAACAGCAGCATCTCGCTCGACAGCGCCTCGACCCCCGAGGAGGCGCGGGCGGCGAGCGGCGCGCTGGGCGCCTACCTGGACAAGCTCATCGGGCTGAGGCTGGAGAACCCGGCCGAGGGCGTCCTGTCCGAGATGGCCGGGCGCGTCAACAACGGCGAGATGACCCGCACCGAGGCCGTCCACATGGGCGTCGCCATGCTCATCGCCGGGCACGAGACCACCGCCACGATGATCAGCCTCGGCACGCTCGCCCTGCTCCAGAACCCCGACCAACTCGCCCTGGTGCGCGACACGGACGACCCGAAGGTCATCGGCGGCGCGGTCGACGAACTGCTCCGCTACCTCACCATCGTGCAGACCGGCGTCCGCCGCGTCGCCAAGGAGGACATCGAGATCGGCGGCGTCACCATCCGCGCCGGCGAGGGCATGATCTTCGACCTGCACGCCGCGAACTGGGACCCCGAGGCGTTCCCCGAGGCCGACCGCCTCGACATCACCCGGCCCGCCCGCCAGCACCAGGGCTTCGGCTACGGCCCCCACCAGTGCCTCGGCCAGAACCTCGCCCGCCTCGAACTCCAGGTCGTCTACGGCACCCTCTACCGCCGCATCCCGACCCTCCGACTGGCCGCCCCCGTCGAGCAGTTGGCCTTCGACCGCACCGGCACGACCTACGGCGTGGCCTGTCTGCCCGTCACCTGGTGA
- a CDS encoding ferredoxin, which translates to MKVELDEPKCVASGQCVVAAPDVFDQRDDDGVAILLEEQPGTELLDDVREAVAVCPAAAIRLVEQ; encoded by the coding sequence ATGAAGGTCGAACTCGACGAACCGAAATGCGTCGCCTCCGGGCAGTGCGTGGTCGCCGCCCCCGACGTCTTCGACCAGCGTGACGACGACGGCGTGGCGATCCTCCTGGAGGAGCAGCCCGGCACCGAACTCCTCGACGACGTAAGGGAAGCCGTGGCGGTCTGCCCGGCCGCGGCCATCCGACTGGTGGAGCAGTGA
- a CDS encoding NAD(P)/FAD-dependent oxidoreductase, with protein sequence MTRIVVVGASAAGLAAAETLRREGYTGTLTLVGEEPHAPYDRPPLSKQVLAAEWEPDRVALRTPADLSGLDLDLRLGVAATALDLAAQEVWLSDGAQVSYDRLVIATGVRPRRLPGEGAHVLRTLDDALTLRERLSPGRKLVVVGAGFLGAEAAAVAWRLGAEVTLLEPAPVPLAHAVGEQVGQVLAQAHVDHGVKLRTGVSVTEVTDEGVRLGTGEEIEADEVLVAIGSLPNTEWLADSGLSVGDGVVCDEYCEAAKNVYAAGDVARWYNPLFGTSMRIEHRTNAAEQGMAAARNLLNPEARKAFSPVPYFWSDQYDMKIQAYGYLRGHDEVAVVDGDLGERRFVAAYRTGDRLTGALAVGMPPKAIRVWRQAIVAGASWQEAVHGATTV encoded by the coding sequence GTGACACGGATCGTCGTCGTCGGAGCCTCGGCCGCCGGACTCGCGGCGGCCGAGACTCTCCGCCGCGAGGGCTACACCGGCACGCTCACCCTCGTAGGGGAGGAACCGCACGCGCCCTACGACCGGCCGCCGCTCTCCAAGCAGGTCCTCGCCGCCGAGTGGGAACCCGACCGGGTGGCTCTGCGGACCCCGGCCGACCTGAGCGGGCTCGACCTCGACCTGCGGCTCGGGGTCGCCGCGACCGCGCTCGACCTCGCCGCGCAGGAGGTGTGGCTGTCGGACGGCGCGCAGGTGTCGTACGACCGGCTCGTCATCGCCACCGGGGTGCGTCCGCGCAGGCTGCCGGGCGAGGGTGCGCATGTGCTGCGCACGCTCGACGACGCGCTCACACTGCGCGAACGGCTCAGTCCTGGGCGGAAGTTGGTGGTGGTCGGCGCCGGGTTCCTCGGCGCGGAGGCCGCCGCCGTGGCCTGGCGGCTGGGCGCCGAGGTCACCCTGCTGGAACCGGCCCCCGTGCCGCTGGCGCACGCCGTCGGCGAGCAGGTCGGGCAGGTGCTGGCGCAGGCGCACGTGGACCACGGCGTGAAGCTGCGCACCGGAGTCTCCGTCACCGAGGTGACCGACGAAGGCGTACGGCTCGGGACCGGCGAGGAGATCGAGGCCGACGAGGTGCTCGTCGCGATCGGCTCACTGCCCAACACCGAGTGGCTTGCCGACAGCGGACTCTCCGTCGGCGACGGCGTGGTGTGCGACGAGTACTGCGAGGCCGCCAAGAACGTCTACGCGGCCGGTGACGTCGCCCGCTGGTACAACCCGCTCTTCGGCACCTCGATGCGCATCGAGCACCGCACCAACGCGGCCGAACAGGGCATGGCCGCCGCGCGCAACCTCCTCAACCCGGAGGCGCGCAAGGCGTTCTCGCCGGTGCCGTACTTCTGGTCCGACCAGTACGACATGAAGATCCAGGCCTACGGCTATCTGCGCGGCCACGACGAAGTCGCCGTGGTGGACGGGGACTTGGGCGAGCGGCGGTTCGTGGCCGCCTACCGCACCGGCGACCGGCTCACCGGCGCCCTCGCGGTCGGCATGCCGCCCAAGGCGATCCGCGTATGGCGACAGGCCATCGTGGCAGGAGCGAGTTGGCAGGAGGCCGTCCATGGCGCAACGACCGTCTGA
- a CDS encoding SDR family oxidoreductase — MAQRPSEEPRDVVVVTGAGGMGTAIARRIGSGRTLFLADASRGQLDRTVAALTAEGYAAHGVLTDISDRAAVDKLAQTAAGEGRVVAVAHTAGVSASIASARTVLEVDLLGTVHVIDAFEAVAGRGTALVAVSSMAGHYASLSPEDEAALATAPAEELLSLPVVTAVGDDSLRAYMVAKRANHVRVEAAALAWNLRGARINTVSPGVISTAMSKAEAESPHGGHMLKMIDDCGARRTGTPGEIADAVAFLTGPQAQFITGTDLLVDGGQAAWVRRHMRH; from the coding sequence ATGGCGCAACGACCGTCTGAGGAACCCCGCGACGTCGTCGTGGTCACCGGTGCCGGAGGCATGGGGACGGCGATCGCACGCCGTATCGGCAGCGGCCGCACCCTGTTCCTCGCCGACGCCTCACGCGGCCAACTCGACCGCACCGTGGCCGCGTTGACCGCCGAGGGCTACGCGGCACACGGCGTCCTCACCGACATCTCCGACCGTGCGGCCGTGGACAAGCTGGCCCAGACTGCGGCCGGCGAGGGCCGGGTCGTCGCCGTGGCGCACACGGCCGGGGTCTCCGCCTCGATCGCCTCGGCGCGGACGGTCCTGGAGGTCGACCTGCTGGGCACGGTCCACGTGATCGACGCCTTTGAGGCGGTGGCGGGCCGCGGTACCGCGCTCGTCGCCGTCTCCAGCATGGCCGGGCACTACGCCTCGCTCAGCCCCGAGGACGAAGCCGCTCTGGCGACCGCACCGGCGGAGGAACTGCTCTCCCTGCCCGTCGTCACCGCCGTGGGCGACGACTCGCTGCGCGCCTACATGGTCGCCAAGCGCGCCAACCACGTGCGCGTGGAGGCCGCCGCGCTCGCCTGGAACCTGCGCGGCGCCCGCATCAACACCGTGAGCCCCGGCGTCATCTCGACCGCGATGTCGAAGGCCGAGGCCGAGTCGCCGCACGGCGGGCACATGCTCAAGATGATCGACGACTGCGGAGCGCGCCGCACCGGGACACCCGGCGAGATCGCCGACGCGGTGGCCTTCCTCACCGGCCCGCAGGCCCAGTTCATCACCGGCACCGACCTGCTCGTCGACGGCGGACAGGCCGCCTGGGTCCGACGGCACATGCGGCACTGA
- a CDS encoding flavin-containing monooxygenase, whose translation MSVTPHTDPGFDPEALRAKYRAERDRRIRPDGSAQYLGATGEFGYYADDPYADTGLTREPLDDRVEVAIVGGGFGGLLAAARLRQAGVQDIRVIEKGGDFGGTWYWNRYPGIHCDIESYIYMPLLEEVGQVPGWKYAPGEEIRQHARAIGRHFDLYRDACFQTQVTELAWDEGESEWLVATDRGDRIRARYVIVALGTLSRPKLPGIPGMETFRGHTFHTSRWDYGYTGGDADGGLTGLADKRVGLIGTGATAIQVVPHLGRDAQQLYVFQRTPSSVDVRGNRRTDPEFARTLTPGWQQRRRDNFLAHVAGGGAAEDLIDDGWTTSAALLRTFLSGSGETGSADTAEVADFRKMNELRARVDALVEDPATAEALKPWYRYMCKRPTFSDSYLQTFNRPNVTLVDTADQGGVEKVTENAVVVGGVAHEVDCLIFATGFDLSVGSAQRMGIDIRGRGGVTLAESWADGPRTLHGVTVHGFPNLFQFNSIQSASAVNMVHILDERAAHVAGVVTEARKRQARYVEPTADAETAWIATIREKAQDTYAFLAECTPGYYNNEGKPSERSESYGGGPIEFHALLKDWRENSDMGDILAE comes from the coding sequence ATGTCCGTCACCCCCCACACCGACCCCGGCTTCGACCCGGAGGCGCTGCGCGCCAAGTACCGGGCCGAGCGCGACCGGCGTATCCGGCCGGACGGCAGCGCCCAATACCTGGGCGCCACCGGCGAGTTCGGCTACTACGCGGACGACCCCTACGCCGACACCGGCCTCACCCGCGAACCGCTCGACGACCGGGTCGAGGTCGCGATCGTCGGCGGCGGATTCGGCGGTCTGCTCGCCGCCGCACGGCTGCGCCAGGCCGGCGTCCAGGACATCCGGGTGATCGAGAAGGGCGGTGATTTCGGGGGCACTTGGTACTGGAACCGCTACCCCGGCATCCACTGCGACATCGAGTCCTACATCTACATGCCGCTGCTGGAGGAGGTCGGCCAGGTCCCCGGGTGGAAGTACGCGCCGGGGGAGGAGATCCGCCAGCACGCGCGGGCGATCGGCCGCCACTTCGACCTCTACCGGGACGCCTGCTTCCAGACCCAGGTCACCGAACTCGCCTGGGACGAGGGTGAGTCGGAGTGGCTCGTCGCGACCGATCGGGGCGACCGCATCAGGGCCCGGTACGTGATCGTCGCGCTCGGCACCCTCAGCCGTCCGAAGCTGCCCGGCATCCCGGGGATGGAGACCTTCCGGGGTCACACCTTCCACACCAGCCGCTGGGACTACGGCTACACCGGCGGCGACGCGGACGGCGGCCTGACCGGCCTCGCCGACAAGCGGGTCGGACTCATCGGCACCGGCGCGACCGCGATCCAGGTGGTGCCCCATCTCGGGCGCGACGCCCAGCAGTTGTACGTGTTCCAGCGCACCCCGTCCTCCGTCGACGTACGCGGCAACCGGCGCACAGATCCGGAGTTCGCCCGGACGCTCACCCCCGGCTGGCAGCAGCGTCGTAGGGACAACTTCCTCGCTCACGTGGCCGGTGGAGGTGCGGCCGAGGACCTGATCGACGACGGCTGGACCACAAGTGCCGCGCTGCTGCGGACGTTTCTGTCGGGCAGCGGTGAAACGGGCTCGGCGGACACGGCCGAGGTCGCCGACTTCCGGAAGATGAACGAGCTGCGCGCCCGGGTGGACGCGCTCGTCGAGGACCCGGCGACCGCCGAGGCGCTCAAGCCCTGGTACCGGTACATGTGCAAGAGGCCGACGTTCAGCGACAGTTACCTCCAGACCTTCAACCGGCCCAACGTCACGCTCGTCGACACGGCCGACCAGGGCGGTGTCGAGAAGGTCACCGAGAACGCGGTCGTGGTGGGCGGCGTGGCGCACGAGGTGGACTGCCTGATCTTCGCCACCGGCTTCGACCTCAGCGTCGGGTCCGCCCAGCGCATGGGGATCGACATCCGGGGCCGGGGCGGGGTGACCCTCGCGGAGAGCTGGGCGGACGGGCCACGGACGCTGCACGGGGTGACCGTGCACGGCTTCCCGAACCTGTTCCAGTTCAACTCGATCCAGAGCGCCTCCGCCGTGAACATGGTCCACATCCTCGACGAACGCGCCGCACATGTCGCCGGGGTCGTCACCGAGGCCCGCAAGCGCCAGGCCCGGTACGTCGAGCCGACCGCCGACGCGGAGACGGCGTGGATCGCCACGATCCGCGAAAAGGCGCAGGACACCTACGCGTTCCTCGCCGAGTGCACGCCCGGCTACTACAACAACGAGGGCAAGCCCTCCGAGCGCAGCGAGTCGTACGGTGGCGGACCCATCGAGTTCCACGCACTGCTCAAGGACTGGCGGGAGAACAGCGACATGGGCGACATCCTCGCCGAGTGA
- a CDS encoding EamA family transporter — MAGSGLSNQLGAAIGSLAFPVIGPVGVVAVRQYVAATVLFAVGRPRLREFSRRQWWPVLLLAVVFGTMNLSLYTAIDRVGLGLAVTLEFLGPLSIALAATRRRVDACCAVIAVAGVVTLMRPRPSADYLGMGLGLLAAVCWASYILLNRTVGRRIPGAQGSAAAAGVSALMFLPVGIVVAVRQPPTLTAAACAVAAGVLSSAVPYLADLFTLRRVPAPAFGLFMSVNPVLAAVVGWIGLGQRLGWAEWAGIGAVVAANALSILTTRD, encoded by the coding sequence ATGGCCGGGAGCGGGCTGTCCAACCAGCTCGGCGCGGCGATCGGTTCCCTCGCCTTCCCGGTCATCGGGCCGGTGGGGGTCGTCGCGGTGCGCCAGTACGTCGCCGCCACCGTCCTGTTCGCCGTGGGCAGGCCCCGGTTGCGGGAGTTCAGTCGGCGGCAGTGGTGGCCGGTGCTGCTGCTGGCCGTGGTGTTCGGGACGATGAACCTGTCCCTGTACACCGCCATCGACCGGGTCGGCCTCGGTCTGGCGGTGACGCTGGAGTTCCTGGGTCCGCTGTCCATCGCGCTGGCCGCGACCCGGCGCCGCGTGGACGCCTGTTGTGCGGTGATCGCGGTGGCGGGCGTGGTGACACTGATGCGGCCGCGCCCCTCGGCCGACTACCTGGGCATGGGGCTCGGGCTGCTGGCCGCCGTGTGCTGGGCGTCGTACATCCTGCTCAACCGGACCGTCGGCAGGCGCATACCCGGAGCGCAGGGGTCGGCCGCGGCGGCCGGGGTGTCCGCGCTGATGTTCCTGCCGGTCGGGATCGTCGTCGCGGTCCGGCAGCCGCCGACCCTCACTGCGGCCGCGTGCGCGGTGGCGGCCGGGGTGCTGTCGTCGGCGGTGCCGTATCTGGCCGATCTGTTCACGCTGCGCCGGGTGCCGGCTCCGGCCTTCGGGCTGTTCATGAGCGTCAATCCCGTGCTCGCCGCCGTGGTCGGGTGGATCGGCCTCGGGCAGCGGCTGGGCTGGGCGGAGTGGGCGGGCATCGGTGCCGTCGTGGCCGCGAACGCGCTGAGCATTCTCACCACTCGGGACTGA
- a CDS encoding LysR family transcriptional regulator produces the protein MDTELRQLRCLVAIVDEGTFTDAAAVLGVSQAAVSRTLASLEQTLGVRLLRRTSRSVTPTSTGLRVVAHARRVLAEVDDLVREATSGHAHLRIGYAWSALGRHTLPFQRRWSRAHPETDLHLVRVNSATSGLGEGTCELAVVRRPLDDRRFESAIVGLERRLCAMASDDPLARRRSVRLADLAGRTLLVDRRTGTTTADLWPPDSRPATEDTHDVDDWLTVIATGRSVGMTAESTANQYPRPGVVYRPVRDGEPIAVRLAWWKDDPHPATQAVLELLTALYREA, from the coding sequence ATGGATACGGAGCTGAGGCAGCTGCGGTGTCTCGTCGCGATCGTCGACGAGGGCACCTTCACCGACGCCGCCGCCGTGCTCGGCGTCTCCCAGGCCGCCGTCTCCCGCACCCTCGCCTCGCTCGAACAGACCCTGGGCGTACGGCTGTTGCGGCGCACCTCCCGATCGGTGACCCCGACGAGCACCGGGCTGCGGGTGGTCGCGCACGCCCGGCGGGTGCTCGCCGAGGTCGACGACCTGGTCCGTGAGGCCACCTCGGGCCACGCCCATCTGCGCATCGGCTACGCCTGGTCGGCGCTCGGCCGGCACACGCTGCCCTTCCAGCGCCGCTGGAGCCGGGCGCACCCGGAGACCGACCTGCACCTGGTCCGCGTCAACTCGGCCACTTCCGGTCTCGGGGAGGGCACCTGCGAACTCGCCGTGGTCCGCAGGCCGTTGGACGACCGGCGGTTCGAGTCGGCCATCGTCGGGCTGGAGCGGCGGCTGTGCGCGATGGCCTCCGACGACCCGCTCGCCCGGCGCCGCTCGGTCCGGCTGGCCGACCTCGCGGGGCGTACCCTCCTCGTCGACCGCCGGACCGGTACCACGACCGCCGATCTGTGGCCGCCCGACTCCCGCCCGGCCACCGAGGACACCCACGACGTGGACGACTGGCTCACCGTCATCGCCACCGGCCGCAGCGTCGGCATGACCGCGGAGTCGACCGCCAACCAGTACCCGAGGCCCGGAGTCGTCTACCGCCCGGTGCGCGACGGCGAGCCCATCGCCGTACGGCTCGCCTGGTGGAAGGACGACCCGCACCCCGCCACCCAGGCCGTACTGGAACTGCTCACCGCGCTCTACCGCGAGGCCTGA